GACGACGTCTTTGGCACAAGCATCGATTGGGACCCGAGCTTCTCCACGGAACCGAACGATGTTTTCCGCGCGGTGTTCTATGGTCTCGGCGCTGACGGTACGGTCGGCGCCAACAAGAACACAATCAAGATCATCGGTGAGAACCCGGAGTTCTATGCCCAAGGCTATTTCGTCTACGACTCGAAGAAATCAGGCTCGCAAACGGTCAGCCACGTCCGCTTCGGCCCTAAGCCGATCCGCTCCGCCTACCTGATCCACGAAGCACACTTCGTCGGCTGTCACCAGTTCAACTTCATCTTCAAGACCGACGTGCTCGAACTGGCGATGCCGGGCGCGACCTTGCTGCTCAATAGCCCGTTCGGGGTCGGCGAGGTGTGGGATCAGTTGCCGGCACCGGTGCAGCGCCAGCTCATCGACAAGAAGATCAAATTCTTCGTCATCGACGCCGCCAAGGTGGCGCGCGAGAGCGGGATGGGAACCCGCACGAATACGATCATGCAGACGTGCTTCTTCGCCATCTCCGGGGTCATGGAGAAGGACACGGCGATCGAAAAGATCAAGTATTCGATCAAAAAGACCTACGGTAAGAAGGGTGACGAAGTCGTCCGCAAGAACTTCGAGGCGGTTGATTACACTGTCGCCAACTTGCACGAAGTCAAGGTGCCCGAAAAGGTGACGAGCGCGATCACCATGCTCGCCGTCGTACCACCGCAGGCGCCGGAGTTCGTGCAAACGGTGACGGCGGCGATGATGGCGGGCAAGGGCGACAGTCTGCCGGTCAGCGCCCTGCCGATCGATGGTACCTATCCGAGCGGCACCACCCGCTGGGAAAAGCGCAACATCTCGCAATTCGTTCCCGAATGGGAGCCGAGCATCTGCATCCAGTGCGGCAACTGCAGCTTTGTCTGCCCGCATGGCGTCATTCGCTCCAAGCTCTACGATCAGGCGGCGCTGAGCGACGCGCCGGCCTCGTTCAAATCGGCGAAGATCGACATGCGCGGCTTCCCCGATACCCGCTACACGTTGCAGACCTACGCCGAGGATTGCACGGGCTGCTCACTTTGCGTCGAAGTTTGCCCGGCCAAGAGCAAGGAGGAGAGCGGAAAGAAGGCGATCAACATGGCGTGGAAGGAACCGATCCTCGCCGGCGCGGTGGAGAACGTCGCCTTCTTCGAGACGCTACCGGTCAACGACCGCTCGTACGTCGACTTCTCGACTATCCGCGGAACCCAGTTCCTCGAGCCCCTGTTCGAATTCTCCGGAGCTTGCGCCGGATGCGGCGAGACGCCTTACGTCAAGCTGGTCTCCCAGTTGTTCGGGGACCGGATGATGGTGGCCAACGCCACGGGGTGCTCGTCGATCTACGGCGGCAACCTGCCGACGACTCCGTGGGCGGTGAACAGCGAAGGGCGGGGCCCCTCGTGGTCAAACTCGCTGTTCGAGGACAATGCCGAGTTTGGCCTTGGCATGCGCCTGGCCGCCGACCGGCACATGCAACTGGCGTTAAAGCTGCTGAAAGAGGCTTCGGCCGATATCGGTGACGAACTGGTCAGCGAGATCGTTAACGCAACGCAACGCACGGAATCGGAAATCCGCCGCCAGCGCGCGCGGGTTGCCGAGCTCAAGAAGATCCTGACCGGCAAGACGACGCTCGCCGCCAAGCAACTCCTGTCGGTCGCCGATCACCTGGTCAAGCGCTCGGTCTGGATCATCGGCGGTGACGGTTGGGCCTACGACATCGGCTCGTCCGGTCTTGATCACGTGCTCGCGTCCGGCCGCGACGTCAACGTCCTGGTACTCGACACCGAGGTCTATTCCAACACCGGTGGCCAGGCGTCGAAGTCAACGCCGATCGGCGCCGTCGCCAAGTTCGCCAACGCCGGCAAAGTCGTGGGCAAGAAGGACATTGCCCTGCAAGCGATCTCCTACGGCAACGTCTACGTCGCCCGCGTCGCCATGGGCGCCAACCCGCAGCAGGCGCTTCTCGCCTTCCGCGAAGCCGCCGCCTACGACGGTCCCTCGCTGATCCTCGCCTACAGCCACTGCATCGCCCACGGCATCAACATGCAGAACGGCCTCGACCAGCAGAGCCGCGCGGTGCATTCCGGCTACTGGCCGCTGGCGCGCTACAACCCGGCCGTCCGTGCGTCCGGCGAGAACCCCTTCGTTCTCGACTCGCCGCGGCCGACCCTGAAGCTCCGTGACTTCACCGAGAACGAGCTGCGCTATCGCATGCTGCGGCTCACCAACCCGGGCCACGCAGACCAACTCATGCAGCTCGCGCAGCAGTCGGTCGATCGCCGGTGGAAGCTCTATGAGGAAATGGCGAGCCTCGGCTAGCGCCCGATCGCCGCGGTCAGGCGACGGGCAACGCCCGAAATCGCCGGCCGCGGCCTATCGGCCAAAGCAACAAGAGCCGTGACATCGGCGCGCCGAAAACAATGGGAGGACGTACCAATGGATCTAAAAACGACTTACATGGGCCTTGAGCTCAAGCA
This genomic stretch from Rhodospirillales bacterium harbors:
- the nifJ gene encoding pyruvate:ferredoxin (flavodoxin) oxidoreductase — encoded protein: MAEELNVATIDGNEAAAYVAYRVNEVCAIYPITPSSTMAELADQWSSEGKVNIWGGVPDVVEMQHEGGAAGAVHGALQGGALTTTFTASQGLLLMIPNMYKIAGELTSCVIHVAARALATQGLSIFGDQQDVMAVRPTGFAQLASSSVQEAHDMALIAQAATLESRIPFIHFFDGFRTSHEVNKLTLLSDAQIRAMIDEDLVIAHRRRGLNPDNPFIRGTAQNPDVYFQARETVNPFYARVPGAVEAAMEKFAGLTGRHYRLFDYFGAPDAERVVVIMGSGADTARETIEFLSAQGEKVGLIQVHLFRPWSSAHFFAALPKTVKTLAIMDRTKEPGGTGEPMYNDVATMFMEAAMDNALPTATMPRIIGGRYGLSSKEFSPAMVKAIFDEMKKDKPKNHFTIGINDDVFGTSIDWDPSFSTEPNDVFRAVFYGLGADGTVGANKNTIKIIGENPEFYAQGYFVYDSKKSGSQTVSHVRFGPKPIRSAYLIHEAHFVGCHQFNFIFKTDVLELAMPGATLLLNSPFGVGEVWDQLPAPVQRQLIDKKIKFFVIDAAKVARESGMGTRTNTIMQTCFFAISGVMEKDTAIEKIKYSIKKTYGKKGDEVVRKNFEAVDYTVANLHEVKVPEKVTSAITMLAVVPPQAPEFVQTVTAAMMAGKGDSLPVSALPIDGTYPSGTTRWEKRNISQFVPEWEPSICIQCGNCSFVCPHGVIRSKLYDQAALSDAPASFKSAKIDMRGFPDTRYTLQTYAEDCTGCSLCVEVCPAKSKEESGKKAINMAWKEPILAGAVENVAFFETLPVNDRSYVDFSTIRGTQFLEPLFEFSGACAGCGETPYVKLVSQLFGDRMMVANATGCSSIYGGNLPTTPWAVNSEGRGPSWSNSLFEDNAEFGLGMRLAADRHMQLALKLLKEASADIGDELVSEIVNATQRTESEIRRQRARVAELKKILTGKTTLAAKQLLSVADHLVKRSVWIIGGDGWAYDIGSSGLDHVLASGRDVNVLVLDTEVYSNTGGQASKSTPIGAVAKFANAGKVVGKKDIALQAISYGNVYVARVAMGANPQQALLAFREAAAYDGPSLILAYSHCIAHGINMQNGLDQQSRAVHSGYWPLARYNPAVRASGENPFVLDSPRPTLKLRDFTENELRYRMLRLTNPGHADQLMQLAQQSVDRRWKLYEEMASLG